DNA sequence from the Nitrospirota bacterium genome:
TGAGGCCCGAGGAGATGAGGGGGTCCTGCTCCACCAATGCCCGGGCCTCCTCGAGGCTTCCCGCCTCAAAGACCCACATCCCTCCGATGTCTCCCCACTTTCCGGCCTGAAGGACCTTCCCCTCGGCCATCCTCTGCCTGAGCCACTCCACGTGCGGCGGGATGACGTGCTGGAGG
Encoded proteins:
- a CDS encoding YciI family protein, which produces MTILMINRVKAGTRPEDLQHVIPPHVEWLRQRMAEGKVLQAGKWGDIGGMWVFEAGSLEEARALVEQDPLISSGLTTYELAEFFPLSPK